In the genome of Thermoanaerobaculia bacterium, the window CCCAGAGCTCCGCGGAGGGAGACAGGACGTTCTCGAAGCGGTTCGGCATGACGCCGATGACCGAATACGGGTCGCCGTCGAGCTCGATCGTGCGTCCGAGGATCGCGCGATCGCCGGCGAAACGCCTCCGCCAGAGGGCGTCGGAGAGGATCACGACGTTCGGGCCGTGGAAACGGTCGTCCGGCGCGCGGAAGTCGCGCCCGAGAGTCGGCGGGACCCCGAGCACGCGGAAGTAGTCCGCCGAGACGCGCTGGCCGGCGAGACGCTGCGGCGGATCGGCTCCGGTGACCGTGGGCGTCCAGGGTCGGCAGACGGCGATCGCCTCGAACGAGCGCGCCCGCTCCGAGAATCGCCGGTACATCGCGAACGTTCCGTCGCCTCTCGATCCGTCCCGTCCCGTTTCTTCGATCGCGGCGATGCGTCCCGGCCGCGGGTACGGCAGCGGCGCGAACAGGATCGGGTTGACCGCGCTGAGGATCGCGGTCGTGGCCCCGATGCCGATCGCCAGCGTGAGGACCGCCACCGCGGCGAACACCGGGTTCCGGCGGAAGCCGCGCAGACCGAACCGAAGATCCTGCAGCGCGGCATCGACGACCGGCAGACTCCTCTGGTCGCGGTACATCTCCTTGACTCGCTCGAGCCCGCCGAAGGCGCGGAGCGCCTCGCGGCGCGCGTTCTCCGGGGTCATGCCGGCGGCCCGGTTTCGCTCGACGGCCATTTCGATGTGGGACCGCAGCTCGTCGTCCATCTCCGCGTCGAGGGGACCCCGCCGGAAGAGCGCCGCCGCGCGCCGAAGGAAGACGCGCATCGTCACGTCGTCTTCAGCACGCGATGGATCATCGCGGACATCCGCTCCCAGCTCTCGGTCTCCTTCCGGAGCTGCTTCCGCCCGGCCGGAGTCAGCGAGTAGAACTTCGCCTTCCGGTTGTTTTCGGAAATCCCCCAGCGGGACGCGATCCATCCCCTCTGTTCGAGGCGCAGGAGCGCGGGATAGAGGGTGCCCTGGTTCAGCCGCAGCAGATCCTCGGAAACCTGCTGGATCCGCAGGGCCATCCCGAACCCGTGCATCGGGCCCATGGAATCGAGGGTCTTCATCACGAGCAGATCGAGCGTTCCCTGCAGGACTTCGGCGCGGGCCATGGGGCACTCCTTTAGAACATCAACAGGAGTGTACCGCCATTCCTTTTGACGGTCAACAGGAGAGGGCGGCGGCCTTCTCCGGGCGGGGATGCTCTCCGACGTTTTGGCCCTGGAGGAAGGGGATGAGGCGGGACCGCCGTGGGGGCGTCCGGTCCGCGCCCGCTAATGACCTTCGGCCGTGACTCGGATCGTCGCGTCTTCGCTCCGGACGGTGACCAGTTCGCCCGGCCCGAGATCGTCGATCCGCTTCAACAGATCGCGGAGCGACAGCGCCTTCTCCTGGGAGAGCCCGGCGATCAGGGGCCGGGGAGCGGTGATCTCGACGTCGTGACGGTCGTGGTCGAAGACGACGATGTGGATGTTTTCCCCTTCGCGCGAGACCTCGAGGCGGTCTTCGCCGGCGCTCCGGATCGGAATCGGCGTCGGCTTTCCGGGCTCGCTTCGATCGGCCGCGTCGAGGATGTCCCGCGGCGTGATCCTCACCCGGTCGCCGTCGCCGCTGAAATCCCAGTCCGCGAAGTCCCCTTCGTCCCACGCGTGGGACGCGAGGCTCGAGACTTTCCCGACGAGGAAGCCCGGAATCCGCACCGAAACGTGCTTCCGTCGGCCGTCCCGATCGCCGTCGATCTGGACCCGGAAGGAACGGACCCGCCGCATCCCCGGGGCGGGCCGGCGGAAGAAACCCCAGACGAGGGCGACGAGCAGCACGACGACGAGGCCAACGACGATCGCGCGCGCTTCCTTCATGTCATTCGGATCGTACGCCAACGGCGGGGAAAAGTTCCCGGTCGGGGGCGTTCGGCGCAGTCGCGAGTCCCCCCGCCGCGAGTCGAAAGTCGGTCGTCCGAGAGCCGTCGAGGGTGGAAAGTCGGCTTCCGAAACGCCGTCGCGGTTCGAAGATCGGGGGAGTTTCCCGACTTCGACTCGCCGACTCGACTCGCGACTCCGGACCGGCGGGTCGGGCGGGCCGTGATACGATTCTTGTGAGAAATTTCACAAGCGGTGGGATTTCTCGGGGGAGAGGGATGCCACATTTCATCCAGGAGACCTGCATCGCCTGTGGCGTGTGCGAGGTCAAGTGTCCCACGCACACGATCACGGGGGACAAGAAGGAAAAATTCGTGATTCACCCGGAGCGGTGCATCGACTGCTCGGTCTGCGCCCGCTATTGCCCGGTCTCCTGCATCGAGAACAACGCGGGGCAGCTCGTCGAGAAGGTCAAGCCGAAGGAGATTCCGAAGGCGATCGTCGATCGCGATCTCTGCACCGGCTGCGAGTTCTGCATCGACATCTGCCCGTTCGACTGCATCTACCTCATCGAAGACCCGCTGCACGAGACGATGGTCCACAAGATCGCCGAAGTCGACGGCCCGGCGTGCGTGTCGTGCCGCCTCTGCGAGACGGTATGCGACAAGGACGCGATCTTCGTGCCGAACCCGATCACGCAGGCCAAGCGCTACCTTCCGGTCATCTGACGCCGGCCTCTTCCTTCGTGAACGAATCCGCCGCCCCCCGCGATCCCGACGATTCGACGCCCGAAGGGGGCGCCGGGCGCGCGGTCGTCCAGTTCTTCCTCGTCCCCCTCCTCGTCGTGGCGGTGTGCGTCGGCGTCTTCTTCCTCTTCTCGCTCCTGACGTTCGAGCACAAGACGCCGGCCGACTACCTGGCCGATGTCCGCGGGGGCGCCGCGAGCCAGCGCTGGCAGTCGGCGTTCGAGCTTTCGCGCGCCGTCGCGAGGATCCCCCCGGGGCCCGAGCGGCAGAAGCTCGCCACCCAGACGCTCGACGTTTTCGAGCGTCTCCACGCGGACCGCGCGGAGGATCGCGACGTGAAGCGCTACCTCGCGCTCGTCCTCGGGCGGCTCGGCGACGCCCGCGCGGTTCCGGCGCTCGAGCGCAGCGCCGGCGATCCGGATCCGCTCGTCCGGCTCTACTCCGTCTGGGCGCTCGGGATGCTCGGCGACCGGAACGCCGTTCCGATGATCGTCGCCGGGTCGGAGACGGAGGACGCGGGCGCCCGGAAGATGGCGGCGTACGTCCTCGGCAAGCTCGGCGATCCCCGCGCCGTTCCCCGGCTCACCGCGATGACCGCGGACCACGCGGCGGACGTTCGCTGGAATGCCGCGATCGCGCTCGCCGAGCTCCGCGACCCCGCGGGCCGGGAAGTCCTCCACTCGATGCTCGACCGCGCCTCCCTCGCCCGGCAGGCGGAAGGGCTTTCGTCGGCCCAGGCGGAGGAAGCGATCGTCTCCGCCGCGAAGGCCGAAGCGATGATCGGCGATCGGGACGCGATGGCGCTCCTTTCCCGTCTCGCCGACGACGATCCGAGTCTCAAGGTGCGGGACGCCGCGCGCGAGGCGATGCGGACGATCGGCGGGAAGCGATGACGGTTCCTTCCGTCCGGAAGAACGTCTTCCCGCGTCCTCGGCGGAGTACGGCGGAAGTTTTTGACGCGCGAAGACCTTTTGATATGTTGGACCGAAGGATGGAGGGGAACTGATGGCGGCGCGGGAGCCGAAGATCGTCTCGAGCCGGGCGACGGCGGAAGGGTCCGCTTCCCCGCAGGGAATGAGCCGCCGCGACGCCGTCAAATGGATGACGCTCGCCTGGATCGGGTTCGCGGCGGCCGTCGGCGCGGGCGCGACCGCGATGCTCCGGTTCCTCTTTCCGAACGTCCTCTTCGAACCGCCGACCGTGTTCAAGGCCGGCCCCCCCTCGGATTACGCACTCGGCGTCGACGAGCGGTGGAAGGAGAAATACGGGGTCTGGATCGTCCGGAACACGGCGGAGATCTATTCGCTGATCGCGGTCTGCGTCCACCTCGGCTGCACGCCGAACTGGCTCGCGGCGCAGAACAAGTTCAAGTGCCCGTGCCACGGCTCGGGCTACTACATCTCGGGAATCAACTTCGAGGGGCCGGCCCCGCGCGCGCTCGAACGGGCCGCGATCTCGGTCTCTCCCGACGACGGACAGCTGATCGTGGACAAGGGACAGAAGTTCCTTTTCGAGCAGGGCCAGTGGACCGACCCGAAGGCGTTCGTGAAGGTCGGGTGAGCCCGGTTCGGGCGCGGCGAGCGGAAGAGAGATGGAGTGGAACGGATCGACACGGCGGCACGGGAACGAAACATGACTCCTCCCCGCGAAAGGGTTTTCGGCGAGGCCGGGAAGACCGCCGAGGGCGATGTCTCCGTCCCGTCCGGCCGGGCGTCTTCAGCCTGCGGCGGAAGAGATCCGCGGGGGCCGGTGTCGTTCATGAATGATCCGGGCTAATATCCCGCTCAATTTTTTTCGGCCGGCTTGTGAAACTTTTCATTAGCGAAGGGGGCGAGGGCGGAAGGTGAAGGAAAAGCTCGAGGAACTGCAGCGTTCGATCGTCGAAAGCCAGATCTGGAAGTCGATCTTCCGGGTCGGCGTCCCGAACACGAACCGCAAGCGTGTGCTCGCGATGCTCGGCAACGTCGTCCTGCACCTGCACCCCGTCAAGACCCGCAAGTCGGGCGTGAAGATGCGCTACACCTGGTGCGCGGGGGGCGTGACGTTCTTCCTCTTCCTCGTGCTCACGTTCACGGGGCTCCTGCTGATGTTCTACTACCGCCCGACGGTCGAATACGCGTACGTCGACGCGCTCGATCTCCGGGAGCAGGTTCCGTTCGGCATCATGAGAGAGATCCACCGGTGGGGCGCGCACGCGATGGTGATCGCGGTCTGGATCCACATGTTCCGGGTCTTCATGACCGGGTCCTACAAGCCGCCCCGGGAGTTCAACTGGGTCGTCGGCGTCATCCTGCTCGTGCTGACGCTCCTCCTCTCGTTCACCGGCTACCTGCTGCCGTGGGACCAGCTCGCGATCTGGGCGATCACCGTCGGCTCGAACATGGCCGGAGCGACGCCGCTCGTCGGAACGCAGGGACCCGGGTCGGCGCTCCTGAAGATCGGCGACATCCCGCTCGTGACGTCGAGCAACGACGCTCGGTTCGCCCTGCTCGGCGGACGGTTCGTGGGCGCGGGCGCGCTGCTTCGGTTCTACGTGCTCCACTGCGTCGGGATCCCGCTCGTCGCGGCCTTCCTGATGGCGGTCCATTTCTGGCGCGTCCGGAAGGACGGCGGCATCAGCGGGCCGGTGTGAGCCGGCGGGAGCACCGATGCCGCTGATCCATTTCCTGCAGGCGATCGTCAATTTCGTCTGCAAGCCGCAGTACTTCGTGCCCCTCGTCGCGGTCGTCCTCTTCACGGCGCTCTACTCGCGCTGGCCCTGGACGGGGAAGGGCGGCGCGACCATCATGATCTCCGTCGCCGTCTTCTTCTTCATTTCGTACTTCGACCCGAACTTCAGGAAGGTGGCCTCGGCGCCCGACAACGTGCCGATCGTCGGGATGATCTTCATCGTCCTCTTCTATCTCTGGTACGCGATGCACCAGGCCAAGGAGAACGACGCGAGGATCGCCCAGGGCCTGGGACCCAACGAGGGCAGCGACTCCTACCAGAAGGTCTTCTCGTGGCCCGACCTCGTCTACATCGAGCTGATCTGCCTCCTCCTCGTGTCGGCGCTCCTGATCGTCTGGTCGATCTTCCTCAAGGCCCCTCTCGAGGAGCCCGCGAACCCGACGAACTCGCCCAACCCGGCGAAGGCGCCGTGGTACTTCCTCGGCCTCCAGGAGATGCTCGTCTACTTCGATCCCTGGCTCGCCGGCGTCGTGCTCCCGTCGCTCATCATCGTCGGGCTCATGGCGATCCCGTACATCGACGTCAATCCGAAGGGGAACGGCTACTTCACGTTCAAGGAACGGAAGTGGGAGATCTCGATCTTCCTGCTCGGTTTCCTGATCTTCTGGATCGTGCTGATCTTCCTCGGGACGTTCCTGCGCGGGCCGAACTGGAACTTCTTCGGCCCCTACGAGTACTGGGACCCGAACAAGCTCGAGCCGCTGAACAACATCAACATCTCGGAACTCTTCTGGGTCAAGCTGCTCCACACCGGGCTCCCGCACTTCTTCCTGCTGCGCGAGGTCGTGGGGCTCGCCTTCATGGGGCTCTATCTCGTGGTGCTGCCGGTCGTCCTCTCGCGGACGCTCTTCCGGCGCTTCTACGAGAAGATGGGCCCGATGCGGTACTACGTCGGCTGCCTGCTGCTGCTCGTGATGCTCCTGATGCCGATGAAGATGTTCCTCCGCTGGACGCTGAACCTGAAGTACATCGTCGCGATTCCCGAATTCTCGTTCAACATCTGAAGGACAGGAGATGCCGAGGAAGCCCCCCGCCGAGCCGATCGACCACCACTACGACATCCCGAAGCTGACGCGCGTCTTCGCGCTTTCGGGCCTGATCGTGCTCGTCACGTCGGTCGCGATGATCTGGACCGACTACGCGAGCGGGTGGAGCTTCTCCAAGAGCTGGAAGGGATACCAGCTCCGCTTCCTCCAGTGGGACCGCTACAAGACGCAGAAGGATCTCGCGGCCGCGCGGGAGAAAGTGTCCCGCGACGAGTACGCGGCGGCGCAGGCGGAGCTGCGTCAGGCCGACTCGGAAGAGGCGGAAAACCGCCGGCAGATCGCGGAGCTCGAGAAGAAGATCAAGGACACCGACGCCGTTCGGTACCGGGACGACCAGAATTACCGGTTCCAGAAGGCCGTCGTCGACACGGCGCGCTACGAGCTCGAGGTCGCCGAAGACTCCGGCTCCGCCTCCCGCATCCGCGACCGCCGGAAGCGCTTCGAAGATCTCGCGGCGGACCTGAACGGCAAGCAGCTGAAGCTCCAGGCCACGACCGCTCAGCTCGACGGCTACAAGGCTCAGCTCGACGCGCTGACGGCGAAGGCGGCCGACGCGGACAAGAAGAAGAAGACGCTGCTCGTGAACTTCGACCTCGCGTCGAAGAAGCTCGCGACTCTCCGCGAGGAT includes:
- a CDS encoding PadR family transcriptional regulator; protein product: MARAEVLQGTLDLLVMKTLDSMGPMHGFGMALRIQQVSEDLLRLNQGTLYPALLRLEQRGWIASRWGISENNRKAKFYSLTPAGRKQLRKETESWERMSAMIHRVLKTT
- a CDS encoding 4Fe-4S binding protein — translated: MPHFIQETCIACGVCEVKCPTHTITGDKKEKFVIHPERCIDCSVCARYCPVSCIENNAGQLVEKVKPKEIPKAIVDRDLCTGCEFCIDICPFDCIYLIEDPLHETMVHKIAEVDGPACVSCRLCETVCDKDAIFVPNPITQAKRYLPVI
- a CDS encoding HEAT repeat domain-containing protein, with the translated sequence MNESAAPRDPDDSTPEGGAGRAVVQFFLVPLLVVAVCVGVFFLFSLLTFEHKTPADYLADVRGGAASQRWQSAFELSRAVARIPPGPERQKLATQTLDVFERLHADRAEDRDVKRYLALVLGRLGDARAVPALERSAGDPDPLVRLYSVWALGMLGDRNAVPMIVAGSETEDAGARKMAAYVLGKLGDPRAVPRLTAMTADHAADVRWNAAIALAELRDPAGREVLHSMLDRASLARQAEGLSSAQAEEAIVSAAKAEAMIGDRDAMALLSRLADDDPSLKVRDAAREAMRTIGGKR
- a CDS encoding Rieske 2Fe-2S domain-containing protein encodes the protein MAAREPKIVSSRATAEGSASPQGMSRRDAVKWMTLAWIGFAAAVGAGATAMLRFLFPNVLFEPPTVFKAGPPSDYALGVDERWKEKYGVWIVRNTAEIYSLIAVCVHLGCTPNWLAAQNKFKCPCHGSGYYISGINFEGPAPRALERAAISVSPDDGQLIVDKGQKFLFEQGQWTDPKAFVKVG
- a CDS encoding cytochrome b N-terminal domain-containing protein, with amino-acid sequence MKEKLEELQRSIVESQIWKSIFRVGVPNTNRKRVLAMLGNVVLHLHPVKTRKSGVKMRYTWCAGGVTFFLFLVLTFTGLLLMFYYRPTVEYAYVDALDLREQVPFGIMREIHRWGAHAMVIAVWIHMFRVFMTGSYKPPREFNWVVGVILLVLTLLLSFTGYLLPWDQLAIWAITVGSNMAGATPLVGTQGPGSALLKIGDIPLVTSSNDARFALLGGRFVGAGALLRFYVLHCVGIPLVAAFLMAVHFWRVRKDGGISGPV